One Barnesiella propionica genomic window carries:
- a CDS encoding NigD1/NigD2 family lipoprotein yields MKRIRTYLLLGCLILTGSLFQSCDDNDNDAYIYSGSLAVGNMVVKDGEMPYLKLDDCKRTILPSNGNAIPSIYRQDGKRVIINFTLLEENYQGYSYYARINDIDTVLVKNIIPITPQTADSIGNDVVNILSIWASNEYLTVQFESWGAPGSKHMVNLVQDYNIINNPDEEGYLKLEFRYNNLQEDISPIDRKFWGIVSFRINEYTQPSEISPSPIKGCKVKANTHQGEKTYTLKIKCDAETSGQKLSDKKDIKSRLSIN; encoded by the coding sequence ATGAAAAGAATTCGGACATATCTATTATTAGGATGCCTAATACTCACGGGCTCTTTATTTCAATCCTGTGACGATAACGATAACGACGCATATATTTACAGTGGCTCACTGGCAGTAGGAAACATGGTTGTAAAAGATGGAGAAATGCCTTATTTGAAATTAGACGATTGTAAACGTACTATTTTACCTTCAAACGGAAATGCGATACCTTCCATCTACCGACAAGACGGAAAAAGAGTTATTATTAATTTCACGTTGCTGGAAGAAAACTATCAGGGATACAGTTATTATGCACGAATCAACGATATAGATACCGTTCTCGTCAAAAATATCATTCCCATTACCCCCCAAACTGCAGATAGTATCGGTAACGATGTAGTAAATATATTAAGCATATGGGCAAGTAACGAATACCTGACCGTACAATTCGAATCTTGGGGAGCACCCGGCAGTAAACATATGGTTAATCTTGTACAGGACTATAACATTATTAATAACCCCGACGAAGAAGGATATTTAAAGCTTGAATTCCGTTATAACAACTTACAAGAAGATATATCCCCTATTGACAGAAAATTTTGGGGCATAGTCTCTTTCCGGATCAATGAATATACACAGCCGTCCGAAATATCTCCAAGCCCCATAAAAGGCTGTAAAGTAAAAGCCAATACCCATCAGGGAGAAAAAACATATACTCTCAAGATAAAATGTGACGCAGAAACTTCCGGGCAAAAACTTTCGGACAAAAAGGACATAAAATCCCGCCTATCTATCAATTAA
- a CDS encoding RNA polymerase sigma factor, with protein sequence MSEEELAEQCRKKDMFAQNQLYKLYAGGLFTLCVRYSGDKETAKDLLHDGFLKIYTSFDQFTYRGDGSLRAWLSRVMVNTALEYLRKNEKMNMGFTMDEIPEISDTHEDTDEITLLPQSVLMEYISELPTGYRTVFNLYIFEEKSHKEIAALLGIHEKSSSSQLCRAKMILMKRIREYVNKNEYETGR encoded by the coding sequence ATGAGTGAAGAGGAATTGGCCGAACAGTGCCGGAAGAAAGATATGTTTGCTCAGAACCAATTATATAAATTATATGCAGGCGGATTGTTTACTCTTTGCGTGCGTTATTCAGGGGATAAAGAGACTGCAAAGGATCTGCTCCACGATGGTTTTTTGAAAATATATACTTCTTTCGATCAGTTTACTTACCGTGGTGATGGTTCACTACGGGCGTGGTTGAGCCGTGTTATGGTCAATACCGCCCTCGAATATCTTCGTAAAAATGAAAAAATGAACATGGGCTTTACGATGGATGAAATACCTGAAATATCCGATACGCACGAAGATACTGATGAAATTACTTTGCTTCCTCAAAGTGTCTTGATGGAATATATCTCGGAACTTCCTACCGGATATCGTACGGTATTCAACCTGTATATTTTTGAGGAAAAATCTCATAAAGAAATAGCTGCTTTATTGGGCATACATGAGAAAAGTTCTTCTTCTCAACTCTGCCGTGCGAAAATGATATTGATGAAACGTATCCGGGAGTATGTAAATAAAAACGAATATGAAACAGGAAGATAA
- a CDS encoding MFS transporter, whose product MAKDKLVTSNYCYILCANFLLFFGFYLLLPVLPFYLTEMFDTGNAVVGIVLSCYTLAALTVRPFSGYLLDTFSRKPLYLLAYFVFTAIFAGYLLAGTLFLFTVLRIIHGLAFGMVTVSGNTIVIDIMPSSRRGEGLGYYGLANNIAMSIGPMTGLFLHDYYSFTIIFLCSLLACTLGLVMASLVKTPVKQPVKREPVSLDRFILLKGIPAGIDLLLLSVPYGMTTTYVAMYAREIGIADGTGVFFTLMAVGLAVSRLFSGRQVDKGRIPQVISFGMYLACFCFFVLSSCAALMSWNVLLATSVFFSVALFLGIAFGTMFPAFNTLFINLASNNQRGTATSTYLTSWDVGIGIGLVIGGYIAQVSTFNKAYLFGACLTLASVLYFKWKVVPHYNRNKLR is encoded by the coding sequence ATGGCGAAAGACAAGCTTGTCACATCGAATTATTGTTATATTTTGTGTGCTAATTTTTTATTGTTTTTTGGTTTTTATCTTTTATTGCCGGTATTGCCGTTTTATCTGACTGAGATGTTCGATACGGGTAATGCCGTAGTAGGTATAGTATTGTCTTGTTATACGTTAGCAGCATTAACGGTTCGTCCTTTTTCCGGTTATTTACTCGATACATTTTCACGCAAGCCATTGTATTTACTGGCCTATTTTGTTTTTACCGCTATTTTTGCCGGTTATCTGTTAGCCGGTACGCTGTTTCTTTTTACCGTGTTACGTATTATTCATGGTCTCGCGTTCGGTATGGTGACGGTATCGGGTAATACCATTGTTATAGATATAATGCCTTCATCCCGTAGAGGAGAGGGTTTGGGGTATTATGGCCTGGCTAATAATATTGCAATGTCTATAGGGCCGATGACCGGACTTTTCTTACATGATTATTATTCATTTACCATAATTTTTTTGTGTTCTCTTTTAGCATGTACTCTCGGACTTGTTATGGCTTCATTGGTTAAAACGCCTGTTAAACAACCTGTCAAGAGAGAACCGGTATCTTTAGACAGATTTATTTTGCTAAAAGGAATTCCGGCAGGTATCGATTTGCTGTTGCTTTCTGTTCCCTATGGTATGACTACCACTTACGTTGCTATGTATGCCCGGGAAATCGGAATAGCGGACGGCACAGGTGTTTTCTTTACTTTAATGGCTGTGGGACTGGCGGTTTCGCGTTTGTTTTCGGGCCGGCAAGTAGATAAAGGACGCATTCCCCAGGTTATTTCTTTTGGTATGTATCTCGCTTGCTTTTGTTTTTTTGTGTTGTCGTCTTGTGCGGCATTGATGTCCTGGAATGTATTATTGGCGACTTCGGTCTTTTTTTCCGTGGCCCTTTTTCTGGGTATTGCTTTCGGTACCATGTTTCCTGCTTTCAATACTTTGTTTATAAATCTGGCTTCCAACAACCAGCGGGGAACGGCGACTTCTACCTATCTTACTTCCTGGGATGTGGGCATAGGAATAGGTTTGGTGATAGGAGGATATATAGCGCAAGTCAGTACATTTAATAAAGCTTATCTGTTCGGAGCTTGCCTGACACTGGCTTCTGTACTGTATTTTAAATGGAAAGTTGTGCCTCATTATAACCGGAACAAACTAAGATAG
- a CDS encoding porin family protein, which yields MKQEDNWSAKFREKMSDYSLSAPDEVWEELEKELSSAKIVKIRYCRLRAIAAVILLFLLSSVGVYYIMNTAEEKDYPVELSESILPVDESFIPDLPVKEEYFVTDNDVKLKSLKQHNIVVTSYNVPVVTKMERTVTEDTTNTTVGIPGSHECISEKDKVPVTYGGERPKKQNIPVINKRYREKDNSWTLGLYAGNHILASEKKQYGFSNLNRRNVPVLSSLAAVANPAANEAERAYRDIMFNNINDNPRTSITHHFPLSFGVTVRKDINDRFSIESGLTYSLLSSELTAGNASYYVQEQKLHYLGIPLKGNWNYVKKKYFTLYLSAGGMVETCISSQLRTKYKLDGYSSFSHDEELKVDRLQWSISASTGVQYDIIRHIGIYFEPGIVYYFNDGTQISTIRKEKPFNINIQMGLRFGF from the coding sequence ATGAAACAGGAAGATAATTGGTCTGCTAAATTCCGGGAAAAGATGAGCGATTATTCGCTGTCAGCACCCGATGAAGTTTGGGAAGAACTTGAGAAGGAGTTGTCTTCAGCCAAGATCGTAAAGATACGTTATTGCCGTTTAAGGGCAATAGCAGCTGTTATTCTTTTGTTTCTGTTGTCATCGGTAGGAGTTTATTATATAATGAATACGGCGGAAGAAAAAGATTATCCTGTGGAATTATCGGAGAGTATTTTGCCTGTTGATGAGAGTTTTATACCGGACTTACCTGTTAAAGAAGAATATTTTGTTACGGATAATGATGTGAAACTAAAGTCTTTGAAGCAGCATAATATAGTAGTTACTTCTTATAATGTCCCTGTTGTAACGAAGATGGAAAGAACCGTAACCGAAGATACGACAAATACTACGGTCGGGATACCTGGTTCGCATGAATGTATTTCAGAAAAAGATAAAGTACCGGTAACGTATGGTGGGGAGAGGCCTAAAAAGCAAAATATTCCCGTTATTAATAAAAGATATCGGGAAAAAGATAATAGCTGGACTCTCGGATTATATGCAGGAAATCATATACTTGCTTCTGAAAAAAAACAATATGGGTTCAGTAACCTGAACAGGAGAAATGTCCCTGTACTTTCATCGCTGGCCGCAGTAGCTAATCCTGCCGCGAACGAAGCGGAAAGAGCCTATCGTGATATTATGTTTAATAATATCAATGATAATCCTCGTACAAGTATTACCCACCATTTTCCTTTATCGTTCGGAGTGACAGTGCGGAAAGATATTAATGATCGTTTTTCTATCGAAAGCGGTCTTACTTATTCGTTATTATCGTCGGAGTTGACTGCCGGGAATGCATCTTATTATGTACAAGAACAAAAGTTACATTATTTGGGTATTCCTTTGAAAGGGAATTGGAATTATGTTAAGAAAAAATATTTTACATTATATCTATCGGCAGGGGGGATGGTAGAAACTTGCATATCATCGCAGCTCAGAACAAAATATAAATTGGACGGTTATTCTTCGTTTTCTCATGATGAAGAACTAAAAGTAGATAGATTACAGTGGTCTATTTCCGCTTCAACCGGTGTACAATATGATATAATCCGCCATATAGGAATATATTTCGAACCGGGTATCGTTTATTATTTTAATGACGGCACACAAATCTCTACCATTCGTAAAGAAAAACCGTTCAATATTAATATTCAAATGGGGTTACGTTTTGGATTTTAA